In the genome of Nymphaea colorata isolate Beijing-Zhang1983 chromosome 9, ASM883128v2, whole genome shotgun sequence, one region contains:
- the LOC116261520 gene encoding probable aquaporin SIP2-1 isoform X2: MPPLARSRPRTAIPARRLLQFPMEKLLLVSADLSISFMWVWAGALTKLFVYQVLGLGHHPGGELVKGALYLCVLFFFAWLGKASRGGSYNPLSVLARSISGDWDGFFFTIAARIPAQVVGSVVGVMVITLIFPKVAYGPRLKVDMNRGALTEGALTFAIVAVSLGLTKYDPRNFFLKTWIHSVSKLALQILGSDLTGGIMNPASATGWALVLGNQSGKELLFVYWLAPLEATLLAVWTFRLLSSPPKKTPQFMVSVPRRVDSSSRILSTKTKKTE; encoded by the exons ATGCCCCCTTTAGCGCGCTCCAGGCCGCGGACGGCGATCCCTGCCCGCCGTCTTCTTCAGTTCCCGATGGAGAAACTGCTGTTGGTATCTGCAGATCTCtcgatctcattcatgtgggtATGGGCGGGAGCCCTCACGAAGCTTTTCGTATATCAAGTTCTGGGGTTGGGGCACCACCCCGGCGGCGAGCTCGTCAAGGGGGCGCTCTATCTCTGCGTCCTCTTCTTCTTCGCTTGGCTGGGGAAGGCGAGCAGAGGAGGCTCCTACAATCCCCTCTCCGTCCTGGCCAGGTCGATCTCCGGTGACTGGGATGGCTTCTTCTTCACCATAGCTGCCAGGATTCCGGCTCAG GTGGTTGGCTCCGTAGTGGGGGTGATGGTGATAACGTTGATATTCCCTAAGGTGGCGTATGGGCCTCGGCTGAAGGTCGACATGAACCGGGGGGCGTTGACGGAAGGGGCGCTCACCTTCGCCATCGTCGCCGTTTCGCTGGGGCTCACCAAATACGATCCCCGCAATTTCTTCCTCAAGACGTGGATCCACAGCGTGTCCAAGCTAGCCCTCCAGATCCTGGGCTCCGATTTAACGGGAGGCATCATGAACCCCGCCTCT GCGACTGGGTGGGCATTGGTTTTGGGAAATCAGAGCGGGAAGGAGCTGCTGTTTGTGTACTGGCTTGCACCTTTGGAGGCCACCCTGTTGGCAGTCTGGACCTTCAGGTTGCTCTCTTCTCCTCCTAAGAAGACTCCTCAGTTCATGGTCTCTGTTCCTCGCCGAGTCGACTCTTCCAGCAGAATCCTCTCCACGAAGACCAAAAAAACGGAGTGA
- the LOC116261520 gene encoding probable aquaporin SIP2-1 isoform X1 codes for MPPLARSRPRTAIPARRLLQFPMEKLLLVSADLSISFMWVWAGALTKLFVYQVLGLGHHPGGELVKGALYLCVLFFFAWLGKASRGGSYNPLSVLARSISGDWDGFFFTIAARIPAQVVGSVVGVMVITLIFPKVAYGPRLKVDMNRGALTEGALTFAIVAVSLGLTKYDPRNFFLKTWIHSVSKLALQILGSDLTGGIMNPASMPIGCCEFNWAVLSISSMDPDPIKREAQRMRCCCCFKSRVWFLQIIHIQLVRVNSRVTRSTSLSVSTPLSVTGQEDEDKVEEGKGACVVKHWPTFGGSF; via the exons ATGCCCCCTTTAGCGCGCTCCAGGCCGCGGACGGCGATCCCTGCCCGCCGTCTTCTTCAGTTCCCGATGGAGAAACTGCTGTTGGTATCTGCAGATCTCtcgatctcattcatgtgggtATGGGCGGGAGCCCTCACGAAGCTTTTCGTATATCAAGTTCTGGGGTTGGGGCACCACCCCGGCGGCGAGCTCGTCAAGGGGGCGCTCTATCTCTGCGTCCTCTTCTTCTTCGCTTGGCTGGGGAAGGCGAGCAGAGGAGGCTCCTACAATCCCCTCTCCGTCCTGGCCAGGTCGATCTCCGGTGACTGGGATGGCTTCTTCTTCACCATAGCTGCCAGGATTCCGGCTCAG GTGGTTGGCTCCGTAGTGGGGGTGATGGTGATAACGTTGATATTCCCTAAGGTGGCGTATGGGCCTCGGCTGAAGGTCGACATGAACCGGGGGGCGTTGACGGAAGGGGCGCTCACCTTCGCCATCGTCGCCGTTTCGCTGGGGCTCACCAAATACGATCCCCGCAATTTCTTCCTCAAGACGTGGATCCACAGCGTGTCCAAGCTAGCCCTCCAGATCCTGGGCTCCGATTTAACGGGAGGCATCATGAACCCCGCCTCT ATGCCAATTGGATGTTGTGAGTTCAATTGGGCCGTCCTATCCATATCATCAATGGACCCAGACCCTATTAAACGTGAAGCGCAACGTATGCGGTGCTGTTGTTGCTTCAAAAGTAGAGTGTGGTTTCTGCAAATTATTCATATTCAACTGGTTAGGGTCAACAGCCGAGTAACCCGTTCGACATCCTTATCGGTGTCTACTCCATTGTCGGTTACCGGCCAAGAGGACGAGGATAAGGTTGAAGAAGGGAAAGGGGCTTGCGTAGTCAAGCACTGGCCCACATTTGGAGGctccttttga